TGGGGGTGGACGCGGGGCCGCACGAGCGCTCCGTCCACGAGGGCGACACCGAGATCGGCTATTACGAGGGCGAGGGCCTGCAGTTGCAGGACGTGCTGCGCGAGCAGGTGCTGCTGGCGGTCCCGCTCAAGGCCGTCTGTCGCGAGGAATGTAAGGGGATCTGCCCGCAATGCGGGCGCAACCTGAACCAGGAGAGCTGCCACTGCGCGGCGACGCCGCCCGATCCCCGCTGGGACGCTCTCAAGGAACTGAAGAAGGATCTGCCGAGTTAAAGAAGTCTGATCAGGAAGTGGCGACCGGGGAACCGCACAGGTTCGCGGTTCGTCCCCGGAGGTACTCATGGCAAACCCGAAACGCAGGCACTCCAAAGCGCGCACCAGCCGGCGCCGCGCTCACGACTTTCTCACCGCCCACTCGCTCTCTGAGTGTCCCAACTGTCACGAGCGGAAGATGCCCCACCGCGCCTGTCCCAAGTGCGGCTACTACAAGGGACGCGAGATCGTAGAAGTCGAAGAGACCAAGTAAGCGGCACGGAGGGCGATGCCGACCGTCATTGCGCTCGATGCGATGGGTACCGACCGGGCCCCCAAGCCCGAGGTCGAAGGCGCCATCTTTGCCGCTCGCCATCATGACGTCGAGGTGCTGCTGGTCGGCCCGGAGCACGCCCTTCGCACCGAACTAGATCACCACCCGGCTGCCGCCGAGCTGCCCATCAGCGTCGTCCCCGCCAGCCAGGTGATCGGCATGCACGAGAAAGCGGCGCAGGCGGTGCGCGCCAAGCGCGACTCCACCATGCGCGTCGGCTGCCGCCTGGTGCGCGAGGGCGAGGCCGCCGGCTTCGTGACCGCCGGCAACACCGGCGCCGCCATGGCCACCGCCAAGATGGTGCTGGGGGCACTGCCCGGCGTGGACCGTCCCGGGCTGGCCGCCGTCTTTCCCACCTCGCAGGGCACCGCCGCTATCATGATCGATGTCGGCGCCAACGTCGACTCCAAGCCCCACAACCTGGAACAGTTCGCGGTCATGGGCGATATCTACTCCCGTGCCATCTTCGGGACGCACAAACCCAAGGTCGGTTTGCTTTCGGTGGGCGAAGAAGAATCCAAGGGCAACGAGCTGACCCGCAGCGCCTACCACCTGCTCAAGCGCCTGCCCTTGAATTTCGTCGGCAACGTGGAAGGGCGCGACCTTTACAACGGCAAGCTCGACGTCATCGTGTGCGACGGTTTCGTCGGCAATGTGGCCCTCAAGATCTCCGAGGGCATGGTCGAGACCGTGCGCTACCTGCTCAAGGAGACCCTGGCTTCCACCATCAGCTCACAGCTCGGGGCCCTGCTCTCGCGGCGCGCCTTCAACGATTTCAAGAAGCGTCTCGACTACTCCGAGTATGGGGGCGCGCCCCTGCTGGGCATCAAGGGCATCTGCATCGTCGGCCACGGCTCCTCCAATGCCAATGCCATCAAGAACGCGCTGCGGGTCGCCTCGGAGTTCGCCAATTCCGGGATCAACGCCAAGATCGAGCACGAGCTGGCGCTCCTCAACGGCAAAGCCGATCCCGCTCTAGCCGACTGACCCATGGCCATCGCCTTCCTGTTCCCCGGACAAGGCTCCCAGGCTGCGGGCATGGGCAGGGAACTCGCCGCTCTGTATCCTCCGGCGCGGCAGACTTTCGACGAAGCCGACCAGGCGCTCGGGTTCAAGCTGTCGCAGATCTGCTTCGAGGGGCCGGACGACAAGCTCAAGCTCACCGAGATCACTCAGCCCGCCATCCTGACGGTTTCCGTTGCCGCCTTCCGCGTGCT
This region of Terriglobales bacterium genomic DNA includes:
- a CDS encoding DUF177 domain-containing protein; this translates as MIDFGPELRQKTDLMSSGRAQLVEEHRGARQTVKDIRLVGEYSTRVELSCARCLEPVVRDLAQHFDLLYRPLGVDAGPHERSVHEGDTEIGYYEGEGLQLQDVLREQVLLAVPLKAVCREECKGICPQCGRNLNQESCHCAATPPDPRWDALKELKKDLPS
- the rpmF gene encoding 50S ribosomal protein L32; translation: MANPKRRHSKARTSRRRAHDFLTAHSLSECPNCHERKMPHRACPKCGYYKGREIVEVEETK
- the plsX gene encoding phosphate acyltransferase PlsX, which codes for MPTVIALDAMGTDRAPKPEVEGAIFAARHHDVEVLLVGPEHALRTELDHHPAAAELPISVVPASQVIGMHEKAAQAVRAKRDSTMRVGCRLVREGEAAGFVTAGNTGAAMATAKMVLGALPGVDRPGLAAVFPTSQGTAAIMIDVGANVDSKPHNLEQFAVMGDIYSRAIFGTHKPKVGLLSVGEEESKGNELTRSAYHLLKRLPLNFVGNVEGRDLYNGKLDVIVCDGFVGNVALKISEGMVETVRYLLKETLASTISSQLGALLSRRAFNDFKKRLDYSEYGGAPLLGIKGICIVGHGSSNANAIKNALRVASEFANSGINAKIEHELALLNGKADPALAD